The Bifidobacterium animalis subsp. animalis ATCC 25527 genome has a segment encoding these proteins:
- the thrS gene encoding threonine--tRNA ligase, translating into MAEAHISITVNGEAKEVEASQTGVELFADDKNIIAVRLNGELRDLYTPLHDGDNVESVTLDSPEGIGIMRHSATHVMAQAVQEVRPDAKLGIGPVIENGFYYDFDVKDPFTPDDLKTIEKHMQRIIKSAQRFQRRAVNEEEALREEVDEPYKIELIKDKEDALETEAAVDISHKELSMYDNLDREGNVVWSDLCRGPHLPNTRYIKAFKLERAAAAYWKGSEANPMLQRIYGVAFPTKDELKAYQTRMEEAAKRDHRKLGQEMDLFSFPDEIGPGLAVFHPKGAAIINAMEDYSREMHRKNHYSFVQTPHITKGGLYETSGHLQWYKDGMYPPMHLDEEKDENGNIVKQGFDYYLKPMNCPMHNLIFKSRQRSYRELPLRLFEFGTVYRYEKSGVVHGLTRVRGLTQDDSHIYCTREQMKDELKNLLNFVLKVLKDYGLNDFYLELSTKDEHKFVGSDEIWEEATNTLAEVAEESGLELVADPGGAAFYGPKISVQARDAIGRTWQVSTIQLDFNLPERFQLEYIAPDGSHQRPVMIHRALFGSIERFFAILLEHYAGAFPAWLAPVQALGVPVADEFAPHLDKFMNSLEEDLVRVETDNSDDRFGKKIRNASKSKVPYIIIAGEEDMNNNAVSFRFRDGSQLNGVPVDQAKAWILETIAKRVQVNSVDDFKAATGQPVENVEFGVADTDAE; encoded by the coding sequence ATGGCAGAAGCACACATCTCCATCACAGTCAACGGCGAGGCGAAGGAGGTGGAAGCAAGCCAGACCGGCGTCGAACTGTTCGCAGACGACAAGAACATCATCGCAGTGCGTCTCAATGGCGAGTTGCGAGACCTCTACACGCCTCTGCACGATGGCGACAACGTGGAATCCGTGACCCTCGACTCGCCGGAAGGCATAGGCATCATGCGCCATTCGGCCACCCATGTCATGGCACAGGCCGTGCAGGAAGTACGCCCGGATGCCAAGCTCGGCATTGGCCCGGTGATCGAGAACGGTTTCTACTACGACTTCGACGTGAAGGATCCATTCACGCCGGATGATCTGAAGACCATCGAAAAGCACATGCAACGCATCATCAAGTCGGCGCAGCGCTTCCAGCGCCGAGCGGTGAACGAGGAAGAGGCCCTGCGCGAGGAGGTCGATGAGCCGTACAAGATCGAGCTCATCAAAGACAAGGAAGATGCGCTCGAGACCGAGGCGGCCGTAGATATCAGCCATAAGGAGCTGAGCATGTACGACAATCTCGATCGTGAGGGCAATGTGGTGTGGTCGGACCTCTGCCGTGGACCGCACCTGCCGAACACCCGCTACATCAAGGCATTCAAGCTGGAACGCGCCGCTGCCGCGTATTGGAAGGGTTCGGAGGCGAACCCAATGCTCCAGCGCATCTACGGCGTGGCGTTCCCCACCAAGGACGAGCTCAAGGCCTACCAGACCCGCATGGAGGAGGCCGCCAAACGCGACCACCGCAAACTCGGTCAGGAAATGGACCTGTTCTCGTTCCCTGACGAGATCGGCCCAGGTCTTGCCGTGTTCCATCCAAAGGGCGCCGCGATCATCAACGCGATGGAGGACTACTCCCGCGAGATGCACCGCAAGAACCACTACAGCTTCGTGCAGACCCCGCACATCACCAAGGGCGGCCTGTATGAGACGTCCGGACACCTGCAGTGGTACAAGGACGGCATGTATCCGCCGATGCATCTGGATGAGGAAAAGGACGAGAACGGCAACATCGTCAAGCAGGGCTTCGACTATTACCTCAAGCCGATGAACTGTCCGATGCACAACCTCATCTTCAAGTCGCGCCAGCGTTCCTACCGAGAACTGCCGTTGCGTCTCTTCGAGTTCGGCACCGTCTACCGCTACGAGAAGTCCGGCGTGGTTCACGGACTGACCCGCGTGCGCGGTCTGACTCAGGATGATTCTCACATCTACTGCACCCGTGAGCAGATGAAGGATGAACTCAAGAACCTGCTCAACTTCGTGCTCAAAGTACTCAAGGACTATGGTCTCAACGATTTCTACTTGGAGCTTTCCACGAAGGATGAGCACAAATTCGTCGGCTCCGACGAGATCTGGGAGGAGGCGACCAACACCCTCGCCGAGGTGGCCGAGGAATCCGGTCTCGAACTCGTGGCGGATCCGGGTGGCGCCGCATTCTACGGTCCGAAGATCTCGGTGCAGGCCCGCGACGCAATCGGACGCACTTGGCAGGTCTCCACGATTCAGCTCGACTTCAATTTGCCGGAGCGTTTCCAGTTGGAGTACATCGCTCCGGATGGATCGCACCAGCGCCCTGTAATGATCCATCGTGCGTTGTTCGGCTCCATCGAGCGTTTCTTCGCGATTCTGCTCGAGCACTATGCTGGTGCCTTCCCGGCGTGGCTGGCTCCCGTGCAGGCTCTGGGCGTGCCGGTGGCGGACGAATTCGCCCCGCATCTCGACAAGTTCATGAATTCGCTCGAAGAGGATCTGGTGCGCGTCGAGACCGACAATTCCGATGATCGTTTCGGCAAGAAGATCCGCAACGCCTCCAAATCGAAGGTGCCGTACATCATCATCGCCGGCGAGGAGGATATGAACAACAACGCCGTGAGCTTCCGCTTCCGTGACGGCAGCCAACTCAACGGCGTGCCGGTCGACCAGGCCAAGGCGTGGATTCTGGAGACGATCGCCAAGCGTGTGCAGGTCAACAGCGTCGACGACTTCAAGGCAGCCACCGGGCAACCTGTGGAGAATGTCGAGTTCGGCGTCGCAGACACCGACGCCGAATAA
- a CDS encoding ATP-binding cassette domain-containing protein, with protein MVGNLVLHDISYQYTDSSEPLFKHFNASLSRGWTALLADNGLGKTTLAQLICGRRTPTQGEVQPSPRTLICAYCEQECVSEPEGLAEFRDDWSAESIALRDELGIGDDWGYRYDTLSGGERKRLQIACALYSRPDVLVLDEPTNHVDEHTRGIVAEAMRGFHGIGLLVSHDVELIDATCGQCLMLERRHADGANYVVLERYAGNYSKANTTRALMAEHAVQQLKDAKAKQRSLEHAKERRRQMMEAAARRKHAGHTIDRLDHDARNSHKWLDKQRDKASAASYRALGSRVNMAAAAVRTMEVGAKRYDGGILADIVPSVRRELAHVDSGIVCFGTAERVAQDSGRGMPVSALQVEGNRWSARMLPDTGQEAEGTIPGMLIPALSVGPCDHIGLEGRNGSGKSTLVRALLSSVACDLPTMTVEQVASPTEGRHLLAQLHALDADALSQVVAAYARLNADPDRLMAGEEPSPGQLQKLRLCLGLLHSPQLMVLDEPTNHLDLNSKHTLASFLHSYRGAVIVVSHERWFLDEVCGKQ; from the coding sequence ATGGTAGGCAATCTGGTGCTTCACGACATCTCATATCAGTACACAGATTCCAGCGAACCGCTGTTCAAACATTTCAACGCGTCATTGTCACGCGGTTGGACCGCGTTGCTCGCAGACAACGGTCTCGGCAAGACCACGCTCGCGCAACTAATCTGCGGACGGCGCACACCTACGCAGGGCGAAGTACAGCCGAGTCCGCGGACGCTCATCTGCGCGTACTGCGAACAGGAATGCGTTTCGGAACCTGAGGGACTCGCAGAGTTCCGCGATGACTGGTCCGCCGAATCTATTGCCTTGCGCGACGAACTCGGCATCGGCGACGATTGGGGCTACCGGTATGACACCCTCAGTGGCGGCGAGCGCAAACGTCTGCAGATCGCCTGTGCGCTGTACTCCCGTCCCGATGTACTGGTGCTCGACGAGCCCACGAATCATGTCGATGAGCATACACGAGGGATCGTGGCGGAAGCGATGCGCGGATTCCACGGCATAGGGTTGTTGGTCTCGCATGATGTGGAACTCATTGACGCCACCTGCGGTCAGTGCCTGATGCTCGAGCGCAGGCATGCCGACGGCGCGAACTACGTGGTGCTTGAACGCTATGCCGGCAATTACAGCAAGGCGAACACCACACGGGCCCTGATGGCGGAGCATGCCGTCCAACAACTCAAGGACGCCAAGGCAAAACAGCGCAGCCTCGAGCATGCCAAGGAACGCCGACGGCAGATGATGGAGGCCGCAGCAAGACGCAAGCATGCCGGACACACCATCGATCGGCTCGACCATGATGCGCGCAATTCACACAAGTGGCTCGACAAGCAGCGCGACAAGGCGAGCGCCGCATCCTATCGTGCGCTTGGCAGCCGCGTGAATATGGCCGCCGCTGCGGTGCGGACGATGGAGGTGGGTGCGAAGCGATATGACGGTGGCATCCTCGCCGACATCGTGCCATCAGTACGCAGGGAATTGGCTCATGTGGATTCGGGAATCGTCTGTTTCGGCACCGCCGAGAGGGTCGCACAGGATTCCGGCAGGGGTATGCCGGTGTCGGCGCTGCAGGTGGAGGGCAATCGGTGGAGTGCGCGGATGCTGCCCGATACGGGACAAGAGGCGGAAGGTACTATCCCTGGAATGCTCATTCCCGCTCTGAGCGTGGGTCCTTGCGATCATATCGGTCTCGAGGGGCGCAATGGGAGCGGGAAATCCACACTGGTCCGGGCATTGCTCTCCTCGGTGGCATGTGATCTGCCGACGATGACCGTAGAACAGGTCGCCAGCCCGACAGAGGGGAGACATCTGCTTGCACAATTACATGCACTTGACGCTGACGCCCTATCGCAGGTGGTCGCAGCATATGCACGGCTCAACGCCGACCCGGACCGGTTGATGGCGGGCGAGGAACCGAGCCCCGGTCAGCTGCAGAAGCTCCGGCTCTGCCTCGGGTTGCTGCATTCCCCGCAGCTCATGGTGCTCGATGAACCGACGAACCATCTCGATCTCAATTCCAAGCATACGCTGGCATCGTTTCTTCACTCCTATAGGGGAGCCGTCATCGTGGTGAGTCACGAGCGTTGGTTCCTCGACGAAGTCTGCGGAAAACAGTGA
- a CDS encoding GNAT family N-acetyltransferase yields the protein MSEISIAENTQLQTIRDLSIATFRQTFADTNTEEDMHDYIAHELSPEVLGKELADPLQTFFVATVDGAPAGYMKVNLGTAQTERMPDDHAEVQRLYVLADFKRHGLGTRFMRTAEQFASAHGKQTLWLGVWEHNEPAKAFYRAMGFVETGAHTFVLGSDAQTDLIMKHALTAC from the coding sequence ATGAGCGAGATTTCCATTGCCGAAAACACGCAGCTGCAGACGATACGCGATCTGAGCATCGCCACCTTCAGGCAGACGTTCGCCGATACCAATACCGAAGAGGATATGCACGACTATATCGCCCATGAGCTCTCCCCCGAGGTGTTGGGCAAGGAGTTGGCAGACCCGCTGCAGACGTTTTTCGTCGCAACGGTGGATGGTGCGCCGGCAGGGTATATGAAGGTCAATCTCGGCACGGCGCAAACGGAGCGTATGCCGGACGACCATGCCGAAGTCCAGAGACTCTACGTGCTTGCGGATTTCAAACGTCACGGTCTGGGAACCAGGTTCATGCGTACGGCGGAGCAGTTCGCGTCGGCACATGGCAAGCAAACGCTGTGGCTCGGCGTATGGGAGCATAACGAACCCGCGAAGGCGTTCTATCGTGCAATGGGATTCGTCGAAACCGGCGCACACACTTTCGTGCTCGGATCGGATGCACAGACCGACCTGATCATGAAACATGCATTGACCGCTTGCTGA